CTACAGTGGAAAAACGATCCTGGCTCGCAAGTAAAGTGAGCCCTTGAGAGGACTTCAATCCCCATTATAACAAATCATTGGCTGTTTATAGAAGCAAATCATGACCAGGAGAAAGGAGACCAGGAAATGATGCAAACATTGAGATTCCTCTAACTGACTGCCAATTAAGTTGCACTGTATTCAGTTTCTTAACTGCTAAAAATGAAGTTGCTCATTTATCACAAGTCACCGTGGTCCAGTACAGGCAGTAGTCTCATCAGACCTGAGGCGTTTTGAAGCTGGTTCTTCAGTATTGTCTgggaagttgaaaaataaattgcataTTAAAGACAGAATTTCTAAGCTGTAGCTAAACTAAAACTTACGAGAATAGATTTCTTAACTCTTAATTTTGATCTCCAGTCTCTTGAGTACTTCTTATAATCTCCCATGTTCCTGTTCTGCATCCTAACAGCCTTAAACTTAAATCTGCTTTAATTGTGGCCACTCAGCAATTGCTGGCAGCGTGAAATTGGCTTGATAAATTAAATCCAGCAGTCCTCAGTGTACACCTTAATAAATAATCATTTTCAGCAGTAGAATAATAAATGACATTCTCTTTCATATTTTTCCCAACAGTGTTTTTCCCTGCCAGAAAGGTAGTCACAATAGGATTACAAAATGTGGGATCAAGTCATgtgtaaaataaagaaaagggaAATATTCATCTCCACTTAACCAAAATTTCACTTATTGGAACTAAATATAacagaataaaatcaaaatatttttaattacttgtggCTACCATAACAATTAAAATTATGGGGCTGATTTATACGCATACACCGAATAAAAAATAAgtgaattttatattaaaaagatAAAATTTTGAAGATAATGGTTATATTAATAACATATTTAGgtttggggtagtacaagggctTTTGGCAATGCAAGGCCTTGGGGTGTATACAGAAATAGTTTGTAGATTCCTTCCAATGCCAGTCCCTGAATTTGTAAGAAGAATATTTTCTTCTTGTACAATAGGTTAACAAAAGTGCTTTTCTGCTTCTAATATAAATGTTTAAGCCATTACCTATTGTGCAATGATAAACCTGATCATACTTAATGTTGGAAACTGTAACAAATATCATGTGACATTATCAGAATAGATACTGCCATCGAGGTACTGACCTTCTGCCAAGAGATTTCGGCACAGCACCTTAGTAGGGATCTTAAAACTTATACACATCATTTCCTTGTTTGGGGCCACATTACGAACCAAATGGATAGAGCAGCGTCCTTCTAAAGTGGTCCTTAGGAAATGTTCTGCTCTTCTCTGAATATCTTTGGCGGGTTCATCACTCTTGGAAAAACTGTAGCAATGGACTGTAGGTAAAATATCAACAGAGTCCTGCTCCTGCAACAGTTGACTGAAGGCATCCAGGAACTCAATAGCCAAGCCAGGCAGATTCATGATTATGTGAATGGAGGTTCTGTTCTCCTTTAAAGAAAATGCTTCAGTTTGTTTTGCTAAATCATCTTTAACTGGGCCCATAATAAAGTCCCTGCCATCCAGATTGAATGTCTGTACTTGTTTATCTACTTTGTTCATCTTGCAGTTATGGACCAGCCACTTATAAGACTCTGGGTTAAGATCATTTGCCATGActttgcagtttttctttgctgcTGGAATAGCAAAAGGTCCAACACCAGCAAATACATCATACACTAGATCTCCAGCTTTCAGAAGATCAACTATTCGACCATGTTCTGTGCTGAGCCGTGGATTCCAATAGACTTTGGAAAAATCAAATTCATATGCTATGTTGTTCTCTTTGACCTATCAAGACACAAATTATATACACTTCAATAACCGATACAAGGTAaatgaaattattaaaattgtGCTATTGAAACAGAACTGCAAAAATATACCCTTTTATAATTCTTCCCAGAATGGAACAGATAAGTAAAGTGAAATGCAACTCtgtctttaaaaagaaaaatcgTCTACTTTCTGTTAAAATATCACCATTGATACAAAGTATTCCCCACTAGCTTAACAATATAGTGTATAAACTCATCTCCTGGAATGAATGGACGTAGCAGGAAACTGCCATTTTAACTACTTTCCACCAAATGTTCTGTATTTATTACAGTAAATCTATGCCAGGCTTTACTTGCAAATGGGGGCAAAAACTTCATCTTCAGGTAAACATTCTATCAAGTCTTTAAAAAGTTGTCCACACTTCCCAGAAAAGGCAGTCAGACAATTCAATCCAGGTACTGCTGTCCTTTTCAAATTCCAACCACTATCGGGTTCCTATATAAATTGTATACAATTTCATTCCAAATGAAATGcattcaaaataaaatgcaaaacagGAAATCCAGTTTTTAGCTTTTAACTAAAAAGTTTACTTCAAGTTACAGTGTAACCTAAATATCATGGGACTCAGTATATTGCTTTTCTCCAGATATACCATGGGTATTAAAACATCCCCCAAGATGGAAATTAGATAAAATGTTAATTTCACACAACTCAAGTGTTAAAGTTGTTTCCTGACACACGTTTTATCAAAATTGCACTCTATAATCATTCCACCAAGTATGCACAGAAATAATAATTGAACAACCGACGCACATTGCATGGAACATTCGTATCTTTCTGGACTAGGAAGTTTTGGTTTGTGGTGGATAAGGTTATTTGAATGGTAAAATGATCGTCATATCCTCCTCCTCTCACAtcatgtcgactgtccatttccctcaacagatgctgcctgacccactaagttcctccagcagtttgttttttgctccagtttccaacatctgcagtcttgtgtcttcaTGGTTATTACTATGCTAAGTTTCTTGTTTTAATTTGGATTGGTGTAATCTATACATGTTAAAGAAACCAAAGCACACTGTTTGCATATGAGCATTATACTTTATGTTTCTCCAAAAAGATTGGTCatcatttcttttaatttttgttttaattgtgtctgTTAAAAGTTCCCATACTAAAGAATTCAGAAATGAAAAAAGATGGTACAATTTTAAACTAACATCATAGGGAAACAATTAAACTGAAATTTAATATTCTTACCTTTGCTATCATATTGTCTTCCCCAGCTAGTATTTCCATCTGAAAATTACGGTAAGTGTTGTcaataatattaattttattaacCACTGAAGTTATTCCCGGATTCTTATCCATTATGACTTGACCTAAGAAACAAAATTGTTGGCAATTTATACAAGAATCATACTTTAATTCAGGTTTTTTGATTAGTCTGCATTTATTTTTTGAGAAAGGACAACAGTCCTGAACTAAAAGCCTGTTACttataaaaaaatgtaaaacttaATTAACAATAATAATTTAATCTAAATATATACAACAAATATTGATTAAATAAATGATCTGATGTAAGATcttgttttattaattttctaTACAAGAGATTGATCAGTCATATGTCATCAATTCAGCAATGTTTGCATTAAATAAAAATGCTATTTCTGAGACAAAATTTTTATCTTTGCTTTAAGAGACAATTAAATTCAGACCCTACCAATC
The window above is part of the Pristis pectinata isolate sPriPec2 chromosome 1, sPriPec2.1.pri, whole genome shotgun sequence genome. Proteins encoded here:
- the trmt5 gene encoding tRNA (guanine(37)-N1)-methyltransferase isoform X1 → MRFLVFFTKTLASAVLSTSAKKLAQKQWHYFTPIKSRSFPGQWVSRDNISELGMMSVQNLEEDIDLYMPPAAVRGITQLNRDLFRKTVALPALKVRKDLINKVMKPLKNVAIKRPGLKRVVEDSEDEMYRLILLDSNKISCSESFGASERAVLKEHDVDLKIHMYNLELTYEHFKPEEILKAVLPEGQDVTTGFSRVGHIAHMNLRDHQLPYKYLIGQVIMDKNPGITSVVNKINIIDNTYRNFQMEILAGEDNMIAKVKENNIAYEFDFSKVYWNPRLSTEHGRIVDLLKAGDLVYDVFAGVGPFAIPAAKKNCKVMANDLNPESYKWLVHNCKMNKVDKQVQTFNLDGRDFIMGPVKDDLAKQTEAFSLKENRTSIHIIMNLPGLAIEFLDAFSQLLQEQDSVDILPTVHCYSFSKSDEPAKDIQRRAEHFLRTTLEGRCSIHLVRNVAPNKEMMCISFKIPTKVLCRNLLAEDNTEEPASKRLRSDETTACTGPR
- the trmt5 gene encoding tRNA (guanine(37)-N1)-methyltransferase isoform X2, whose amino-acid sequence is MMSVQNLEEDIDLYMPPAAVRGITQLNRDLFRKTVALPALKVRKDLINKVMKPLKNVAIKRPGLKRVVEDSEDEMYRLILLDSNKISCSESFGASERAVLKEHDVDLKIHMYNLELTYEHFKPEEILKAVLPEGQDVTTGFSRVGHIAHMNLRDHQLPYKYLIGQVIMDKNPGITSVVNKINIIDNTYRNFQMEILAGEDNMIAKVKENNIAYEFDFSKVYWNPRLSTEHGRIVDLLKAGDLVYDVFAGVGPFAIPAAKKNCKVMANDLNPESYKWLVHNCKMNKVDKQVQTFNLDGRDFIMGPVKDDLAKQTEAFSLKENRTSIHIIMNLPGLAIEFLDAFSQLLQEQDSVDILPTVHCYSFSKSDEPAKDIQRRAEHFLRTTLEGRCSIHLVRNVAPNKEMMCISFKIPTKVLCRNLLAEDNTEEPASKRLRSDETTACTGPR